A single region of the Novosphingobium sp. genome encodes:
- a CDS encoding NAD(P)-dependent alcohol dehydrogenase — MTLIMRAFRSNGKAGFEALAMVDLPDPRTPAPGEIRVRLPATSLNYHDLGVVTGPLPAAPGRIPMADGAGVVEAVGPDVEAFSVGDRVVPTFFPTWLDGEPQVTDFATTPGDGIDGYAREVVVAQAHAFTLAPKGYTHAEATTLTTAGLTVWRALVVDGGLKAGATVLVLGTGDVSIFALQFAKAIGASVIVTSSSDDKLDCALALRADHAVNYRKTPEWGKHVRDITGGRGVDHVVEVGGPGTLAQSIQAGRAEAISH; from the coding sequence TTGACGCTCATCATGCGCGCTTTTCGCTCGAACGGTAAGGCGGGCTTCGAAGCCCTTGCGATGGTCGACTTGCCCGATCCGAGGACGCCGGCCCCGGGAGAAATCCGGGTCCGCCTGCCTGCGACCTCGCTCAATTATCACGATCTGGGTGTGGTGACGGGGCCGCTTCCAGCCGCCCCAGGGCGCATCCCCATGGCCGACGGAGCCGGCGTCGTCGAGGCGGTCGGACCAGATGTAGAGGCTTTCTCGGTCGGCGACCGTGTCGTGCCGACTTTCTTTCCGACGTGGCTTGATGGCGAGCCGCAGGTCACCGATTTCGCAACGACGCCGGGCGACGGTATCGATGGTTACGCGCGCGAAGTGGTCGTGGCACAAGCACACGCCTTTACACTTGCGCCGAAGGGCTACACCCACGCCGAAGCCACGACGTTGACTACGGCAGGGCTAACGGTCTGGCGCGCTCTCGTCGTCGATGGTGGCTTGAAGGCCGGTGCAACTGTGCTGGTTCTGGGCACGGGCGATGTGTCGATCTTCGCGCTTCAGTTCGCCAAAGCAATAGGGGCGTCGGTGATCGTGACCTCGTCATCCGACGACAAGCTGGACTGCGCCCTCGCCCTCAGGGCCGATCATGCCGTCAATTATCGCAAGACGCCCGAATGGGGTAAGCATGTCCGCGACATCACCGGCGGACGCGGCGTCGACCATGTCGTCGAGGTCGGCGGCCCCGGCACGCTGGCCCAGTCGATCCAGGCAGGACGAGCGGAGGCCATCTCGCACTGA
- a CDS encoding TetR family transcriptional regulator gives MSDQPSSPTPRKIRADSERNRQRLLDVAKQAFAARGAAASLEQIARDAGVAIGTLYPSFKMDTITQI, from the coding sequence TTGTCCGATCAGCCCAGTTCGCCAACTCCCCGCAAGATCCGAGCCGACAGCGAGCGCAATCGCCAGCGACTGCTCGACGTGGCCAAACAAGCCTTTGCGGCGCGCGGCGCGGCAGCAAGTCTGGAACAGATCGCGCGCGATGCCGGCGTGGCGATCGGGACACTGTATCCATCATTCAAAATGGACACAATTACACAAATTTAA
- a CDS encoding NAD(P)H-dependent oxidoreductase, whose amino-acid sequence MSNVLIVHAHPEAQSLTSSLKNLAVETLTAQGHQVQVSDLYAMRWKAVADAADFPQRKNADRLRYASESGNAFATGTQPADIVAEQQKLLWADAVILTFPLWWFSAPAILKGWVERVYAHGFAYGVGPHGGERWGDRYGEGTLAGRRAMIVVSIGGREPHYSERGVNGRLDEILWPIQHGQLFYPGMEVMPPFPVFQSDRMSEERWVEVAAAFKVRMENLFTDTPIPYRKQNGGHYDGQQVLKPGLGEGETGLRIHLAQPGDPIEHLSTAQTDTTALAGYVGA is encoded by the coding sequence ATGAGCAACGTTCTTATCGTCCACGCCCATCCCGAGGCCCAGTCGCTGACCAGTTCTTTGAAGAACCTCGCGGTCGAAACGCTCACCGCGCAGGGCCATCAGGTTCAGGTTTCTGACCTCTATGCCATGCGCTGGAAGGCCGTCGCCGATGCCGCCGACTTTCCGCAGCGTAAGAACGCCGATCGGCTCCGCTATGCATCAGAATCCGGCAACGCCTTTGCCACGGGTACCCAGCCCGCCGATATCGTGGCCGAGCAGCAGAAGCTGCTGTGGGCCGACGCGGTCATCCTCACCTTCCCCCTGTGGTGGTTCAGCGCGCCGGCGATCCTGAAGGGCTGGGTCGAGCGCGTCTATGCGCATGGCTTCGCCTACGGCGTTGGCCCGCATGGTGGTGAACGCTGGGGTGATCGGTATGGTGAAGGAACGCTCGCCGGTCGCAGGGCGATGATTGTCGTCAGCATCGGCGGCCGCGAGCCGCACTACAGCGAGCGCGGCGTCAATGGCCGCCTCGACGAGATCCTGTGGCCCATCCAGCATGGGCAGCTCTTCTATCCGGGCATGGAGGTTATGCCGCCCTTCCCCGTCTTCCAGAGCGACCGGATGTCGGAAGAGCGCTGGGTCGAAGTCGCGGCCGCCTTCAAGGTCCGGATGGAAAATCTCTTCACCGACACGCCAATCCCGTATCGCAAGCAGAATGGCGGCCATTACGATGGACAGCAGGTGCTCAAGCCTGGCCTTGGCGAAGGAGAGACGGGCCTGCGCATCCACCTTGCACAGCCGGGTGACCCCATCGAGCATCTCAGCACGGCCCAAACGGATACTACCGCACTAGCCGGCTATGTTGGAGCTTGA
- a CDS encoding SGNH/GDSL hydrolase family protein produces MVSAMALAISSGATQAKPVWREAFESSPATYEAASESFVKFAAEHWHLPADKLRLELTPQPVSGTVRYRITVQAAGSKLRIRLSNEEGSAPLRLNAASIGVAGDAFAARPGSLHALTFGGAAGVTIPVGAPVLSDPVDLAVKPGAELIVSAALASPMMNEGRGGAGFVIAPGNQAMQTALAQAARMKGRPLVTGASVLSEAPPHVIVALGDSITDGNKDRPDALHGWPEVLARRLAARKGGGRYTVLNAGIAGNRVLSPGWGAASVARLDRDVLRIDGLTHLILLEGINDINFSGHSLFGDYPDITAEELIAGYRQIIARAHARSVKIYLGTLTPNPFDPLTSTPAKVAMRDAVNHWIRTSHEPDAVIDFEAMVGDPAKPTQFKPEFDSGDHLHPSDKGHQAMGNGIDLSLFP; encoded by the coding sequence ATGGTCAGCGCCATGGCTTTGGCGATATCAAGCGGTGCGACGCAGGCCAAGCCCGTGTGGCGAGAGGCGTTTGAGTCCAGCCCAGCCACTTACGAAGCGGCATCGGAAAGCTTCGTCAAATTTGCCGCCGAGCACTGGCACTTGCCGGCAGACAAATTGCGCCTCGAACTGACGCCCCAGCCGGTTTCCGGCACGGTCCGCTATCGCATCACCGTGCAGGCGGCCGGAAGCAAGCTGCGCATCAGGCTGTCGAATGAGGAGGGTTCCGCGCCGCTGCGTTTGAATGCGGCCTCGATCGGCGTGGCAGGCGATGCTTTCGCTGCCCGCCCTGGCTCGCTGCACGCTTTGACGTTCGGAGGCGCCGCCGGCGTGACGATCCCGGTTGGCGCGCCCGTTCTGAGCGATCCCGTCGATCTGGCGGTCAAGCCAGGCGCAGAGCTGATTGTGAGCGCCGCGCTGGCCTCACCAATGATGAACGAAGGGCGCGGCGGGGCTGGTTTCGTGATTGCTCCGGGCAATCAGGCCATGCAAACCGCGCTTGCTCAAGCAGCCCGGATGAAGGGCAGGCCGCTGGTCACCGGCGCTTCAGTGCTTAGCGAGGCGCCGCCCCATGTCATTGTCGCGCTGGGCGATTCCATCACCGATGGCAACAAGGACAGGCCGGATGCCCTGCATGGCTGGCCCGAAGTGCTGGCGCGCAGGCTTGCGGCGCGCAAGGGCGGCGGGCGCTATACGGTGTTGAATGCCGGGATCGCGGGCAACCGGGTGCTCTCGCCGGGGTGGGGTGCGGCCAGCGTGGCACGGTTGGATCGGGATGTGTTGCGGATTGATGGCTTGACACATCTCATCCTGCTTGAGGGCATCAACGACATCAATTTCTCCGGTCACAGCCTGTTTGGCGATTACCCGGACATCACGGCAGAGGAACTCATCGCCGGCTACCGCCAGATCATCGCGCGAGCCCATGCCCGCTCGGTGAAGATCTATCTCGGCACGCTGACGCCCAATCCCTTTGATCCTCTCACCTCAACCCCAGCCAAAGTGGCGATGCGCGACGCAGTCAACCACTGGATCCGCACATCGCACGAGCCGGATGCGGTGATCGATTTTGAAGCCATGGTGGGCGATCCGGCCAAGCCGACGCAGTTCAAGCCCGAGTTCGACTCAGGCGATCATCTGCACCCCAGCGATAAGGGGCATCAGGCCATGGGCAATGGCATTGACCTCTCGCTCTTTCCCTGA
- a CDS encoding LysR family transcriptional regulator, translated as MNDIDMNLLTALDVLLAECSVTSAARRLSLSTSAMSRTLTRLRAAIGDPLLVRAGRVLVPTPHALALRERVRQAHRDARLLLSPPAQALDIARLEQTFTIRTGEGFLERFMVPLVRGLREAAPHVLLRFAPKPDKDARALREGLIDLDIGVPADFGPELRTRLLFRDRVVGAVRDGHPLLVGTITPERYAACDHVVASRRGARSGPVDEALAQLGLVRRIAAIVPGFPDALRLARQSDLVALVPRSCLNSDQQLVGFPLPIATPGIIVSTMWHPRLDADPAHRWLRDTVHAICQQEIGNAE; from the coding sequence ATGAATGACATCGACATGAACCTGCTGACCGCCCTCGATGTACTGCTGGCCGAATGCAGCGTCACCAGCGCCGCGCGCCGCCTGTCGCTGTCCACATCAGCCATGAGCCGGACGCTGACCCGCCTGCGCGCGGCCATCGGCGATCCGCTGCTGGTGCGCGCCGGACGGGTGCTGGTGCCCACGCCCCATGCGCTGGCCCTGCGCGAGAGAGTGCGGCAGGCGCATCGGGATGCGCGCCTGTTGCTCAGCCCGCCCGCGCAGGCGCTGGACATCGCAAGGTTGGAGCAGACTTTCACCATTCGCACGGGAGAAGGATTTCTCGAACGCTTCATGGTGCCTCTGGTGCGGGGATTACGCGAAGCCGCACCTCACGTATTGCTGCGCTTCGCTCCCAAGCCGGACAAGGATGCGCGGGCCCTGCGCGAGGGGCTGATCGATCTGGACATCGGCGTTCCGGCGGACTTTGGGCCCGAATTGCGGACCCGCCTGCTGTTCCGCGACAGGGTGGTGGGGGCGGTGCGCGACGGGCACCCGCTGTTGGTCGGTACGATCACGCCGGAACGCTATGCCGCCTGCGACCATGTGGTGGCCTCGCGCCGTGGCGCACGTTCCGGCCCTGTCGATGAGGCGCTGGCCCAACTGGGGCTGGTGCGCAGGATCGCGGCCATCGTGCCCGGCTTTCCCGACGCCTTGCGGCTGGCGCGCCAGTCCGATCTGGTCGCGCTGGTGCCGCGATCATGCCTTAATAGCGATCAGCAACTCGTCGGTTTTCCTTTGCCCATCGCCACGCCTGGCATCATTGTGTCGACGATGTGGCACCCGCGTCTTGACGCCGATCCGGCCCACCGCTGGCTGCGCGATACAGTCCACGCCATCTGCCAGCAGGAAATTGGAAATGCTGAATGA
- a CDS encoding nuclear transport factor 2 family protein, producing the protein MSSAETPRTVALGFFEDINAGRSEDAFARLAPDVRYELMSPSPNGGMFDREGLGRFVADKIAPRLAGPMAIDVLGVTASDDRVAIETSIHAHARVGGAYVNRFPFLFVVRNGLIAVREYLVSATFIAFVEG; encoded by the coding sequence ATGAGCAGCGCGGAAACGCCGCGCACGGTCGCGCTGGGCTTCTTCGAGGACATCAACGCTGGCCGAAGCGAGGATGCCTTCGCGCGCTTGGCGCCCGACGTGCGCTACGAATTGATGTCGCCGTCGCCCAACGGCGGCATGTTCGACCGCGAGGGGCTTGGCCGGTTCGTGGCGGACAAGATCGCTCCTCGGCTGGCAGGCCCGATGGCAATCGACGTTCTCGGTGTCACCGCGTCAGACGATCGGGTCGCGATCGAAACCAGCATCCATGCCCATGCAAGAGTTGGCGGCGCTTATGTCAATCGCTTCCCCTTTCTGTTCGTGGTTCGCAACGGCCTCATCGCGGTACGTGAATATCTGGTCTCTGCCACCTTCATCGCCTTCGTGGAGGGATGA
- a CDS encoding amidohydrolase family protein, translating into MHLIGIEEHFLTPEVAQAWQDIGLAAHDPSVAFHGGPIEGRLTSLAEERLALMDETGLDVQVLSLTTPALHDLGDDSVDLARRTNDALAAAIARHPARFQGFATLPVACPDEAALELERCVRDLGFKGTMLCGRVGTRNLDHPSLAPMFESAARLKAPILLHPRMPPPAVREAYYSGLGPQLDFYFAGPGLGWHYDAGIQFLRLVLSGTFDRLPDLQVILGHWGEMVLFYAERLAVMDRVSELEQPVATYLRRNLHITGSGMVLPHYLERARTVVGSDRLLFSTDFPYQYRAGGDARRFLENCGLDGEDKAAFAHGNWQRLTQSIDG; encoded by the coding sequence ATGCATCTGATCGGCATCGAAGAACATTTCCTTACACCGGAGGTCGCGCAGGCCTGGCAAGACATTGGCCTAGCGGCACATGACCCCAGCGTCGCCTTTCACGGCGGCCCCATCGAGGGGCGGTTGACCAGCTTGGCCGAGGAGCGGTTGGCGTTGATGGATGAAACCGGGCTCGATGTTCAGGTTCTCTCGCTTACCACCCCGGCGTTGCATGATCTGGGGGACGACAGCGTGGATCTGGCGCGCCGTACCAATGATGCGCTGGCCGCCGCCATCGCGCGCCACCCTGCACGGTTTCAGGGCTTTGCCACCTTGCCCGTGGCGTGCCCTGATGAAGCGGCGCTGGAACTTGAGCGTTGTGTCCGCGACTTGGGCTTCAAGGGCACGATGCTGTGCGGGCGGGTGGGCACGCGCAATCTCGACCACCCTTCGTTGGCCCCGATGTTCGAGAGCGCGGCGCGCCTCAAGGCGCCGATCCTGCTGCACCCCCGCATGCCGCCGCCGGCGGTGCGCGAGGCCTATTATTCAGGGTTGGGCCCACAGCTCGATTTCTACTTCGCCGGACCGGGGCTGGGCTGGCATTATGACGCCGGGATCCAGTTCCTGAGGCTGGTGCTGTCGGGAACGTTTGACCGCCTCCCCGATCTGCAGGTGATTTTGGGCCATTGGGGCGAAATGGTGCTGTTTTATGCCGAAAGGCTGGCGGTGATGGATCGTGTGTCGGAGCTGGAGCAGCCCGTTGCAACCTATCTGCGCCGCAACCTCCATATCACGGGCAGCGGCATGGTCCTGCCGCATTATCTCGAACGCGCGCGCACGGTGGTGGGCAGCGACCGGCTGCTGTTCTCCACTGACTTTCCCTATCAATACAGGGCCGGCGGGGATGCCCGGCGGTTTCTTGAAAATTGCGGGTTGGACGGCGAGGACAAGGCCGCTTTCGCGCATGGCAACTGGCAGCGGTTGACGCAATCCATTGACGGATGA
- a CDS encoding LysR family transcriptional regulator, with product MNRARQISLRAMQGFVEIMRSGSGTAAGRALGLSQPAISRLVGQMEQDIGFELFYRDKGRLIPTKEGLLLAQEVEFALAGVARVHALIDDIANHATGELRIIAPPSFAEGVMPGIISAFAARVPGVRIAVDSRSIATTRTMIATRVADCAFMRMPVGYEDLRARVVVTSQSICALPVDHPLAAHEEITPTLLKHMPMIALGAGNAYGRQIDDIFRDHGVQQHVVVECHTTSAACALAARGMGIAIVNELLAKAYLGPHLVARPFAPALTHDYALVTSARTRPSSLMDVFEETVIHYFQESHPAFE from the coding sequence ATGAATCGCGCGCGCCAGATCAGCCTGCGCGCGATGCAGGGCTTTGTCGAGATCATGCGCAGCGGATCGGGCACGGCGGCGGGGCGCGCGCTGGGCCTCTCGCAGCCTGCGATCAGCCGCCTCGTCGGCCAGATGGAGCAGGATATCGGCTTCGAGCTGTTCTACCGCGACAAGGGGCGGCTGATCCCCACCAAGGAAGGCCTGCTGCTGGCGCAGGAGGTGGAGTTTGCTCTGGCGGGTGTGGCGCGCGTCCATGCGCTGATCGACGATATCGCCAACCATGCCACCGGCGAATTGCGCATCATCGCCCCGCCCAGCTTTGCCGAAGGGGTGATGCCGGGGATCATTTCGGCCTTTGCCGCGCGCGTGCCGGGGGTGCGCATCGCGGTGGATTCGCGCAGCATCGCCACCACCCGCACCATGATCGCTACCCGCGTCGCCGATTGCGCCTTCATGCGCATGCCGGTGGGGTATGAGGATCTGCGCGCCCGCGTGGTCGTCACCAGCCAGAGCATCTGTGCCCTGCCCGTCGATCATCCGCTGGCCGCGCATGAGGAGATCACCCCCACGCTGCTCAAGCATATGCCGATGATCGCTTTGGGGGCGGGCAATGCCTATGGCCGCCAGATCGACGATATTTTCCGCGATCACGGCGTGCAGCAGCATGTGGTGGTGGAATGCCACACCACCAGCGCGGCCTGCGCCCTTGCGGCGCGAGGCATGGGGATCGCCATCGTCAACGAACTGCTGGCCAAGGCCTATCTGGGGCCGCATTTGGTTGCGCGGCCCTTTGCTCCGGCGCTGACACATGATTATGCGCTGGTGACCTCGGCCCGCACCCGCCCGTCCTCTCTGATGGACGTTTTCGAGGAAACGGTGATACATTATTTTCAAGAGTCACACCCAGCGTTCGAGTAA
- a CDS encoding aldehyde reductase produces the protein MTDEQVLVTGGSGFIAQYCILALLEHGYRVTTTLRTLARREEVLDNLRTGGAEPAGRLSFVEADLMSDAGWSEAAAACTYVIHGASPTPSGDQVSEEDWVRPAVEGNLRVLRAARDAGVKRVVLTSAFGAMAGGRAEPRTRPFDETDWSDLSGNIAPYQKSKTLAERAAWDFIEREGDGLEFATVNPVTVLGPALGADYSHSIRLIKNMLDGQPGCPKINTCVVDVRDVADLHIRAMTDPAARGERFLATTGKSLWLAEIAGLLKTRMGPTADKVRARVLPNWFIRVVALFNPAMRGIVWQLGADMNASGDKARRLLGWHPRSREEAIIATAESLFRLNLLKIAPERR, from the coding sequence ATGACCGACGAACAAGTGCTGGTGACCGGCGGCAGTGGTTTCATCGCGCAATATTGCATCCTGGCGCTGCTCGAGCATGGCTACCGGGTGACGACAACGCTGCGCACGCTGGCGCGCCGAGAAGAGGTGCTGGATAATCTGAGAACCGGTGGCGCCGAGCCGGCAGGCCGCCTTTCCTTCGTCGAGGCTGATCTCATGTCCGATGCGGGCTGGTCGGAGGCGGCGGCCGCTTGCACCTATGTGATCCATGGCGCTTCGCCCACGCCATCGGGCGATCAAGTGAGTGAGGAAGATTGGGTGAGGCCCGCGGTCGAGGGAAACCTGCGCGTACTGCGGGCGGCGCGTGATGCGGGCGTCAAGCGCGTGGTGCTCACTTCGGCCTTCGGGGCAATGGCAGGCGGACGAGCGGAGCCTCGCACCCGCCCCTTTGACGAGACCGATTGGAGCGACCTGTCGGGCAATATCGCGCCGTACCAGAAATCGAAGACGCTGGCCGAGCGCGCCGCGTGGGATTTTATCGAGCGGGAAGGGGATGGCCTCGAGTTTGCCACTGTCAATCCGGTGACTGTTCTTGGCCCGGCTCTTGGCGCTGACTATTCGCATTCGATCCGCCTGATCAAGAACATGCTCGACGGGCAACCGGGTTGCCCGAAGATCAACACCTGCGTGGTTGACGTGCGCGATGTCGCCGACCTCCATATCCGCGCGATGACGGATCCTGCCGCACGGGGCGAACGTTTCCTCGCGACCACAGGCAAAAGCCTGTGGCTGGCAGAGATCGCAGGATTGCTGAAGACTCGCATGGGTCCTACCGCAGACAAGGTGCGCGCGCGCGTATTGCCGAACTGGTTTATTCGCGTTGTGGCCCTGTTCAATCCGGCAATGCGGGGCATCGTCTGGCAGCTTGGTGCCGATATGAACGCCAGCGGCGACAAAGCCAGGCGCCTGCTCGGTTGGCATCCCCGCTCACGCGAGGAGGCGATCATCGCGACAGCGGAAAGCCTCTTTCGTCTGAACTTGCTGAAAATCGCACCCGAGAGGAGGTGA
- a CDS encoding AraC family transcriptional regulator: MVGEPFSDILKLARAETLVTGGFTAGGPWSIRFPPPKTIKFFAVVKGRCWVRLDGEAPIEFTAGDVGLLSAPVGFELASDPALPAVDAMELFSGAGRADVQIGDGSDFAHLGGHVLLDPTSGPVLGDVLPPWIHVRADRPEAGNFRWLLDRMTEERGGHLPGGDLASAQLAQLLFIQILRVHLAQTGTTRAGWLRALADPGVAPAIRLMHGEPARAWHLEDLAQACAMSRTSFAARFREVAGVAPLTYLTNWRMRLAERALRDEPRRPVALIAGAVGYASESSFSNAFKRVTGASPRSFRNTGA, encoded by the coding sequence ATGGTTGGTGAACCCTTTTCTGACATTCTCAAGCTGGCACGCGCGGAAACCCTGGTGACGGGCGGTTTCACTGCGGGCGGGCCTTGGTCGATCCGTTTTCCGCCGCCCAAGACGATCAAGTTCTTCGCGGTGGTAAAGGGCCGTTGCTGGGTCAGGCTCGACGGTGAGGCGCCGATAGAATTCACAGCCGGTGACGTTGGCCTCCTGTCCGCGCCTGTCGGTTTCGAGCTGGCCAGCGATCCCGCGCTTCCCGCAGTCGACGCGATGGAGCTTTTCTCAGGCGCCGGCAGGGCTGACGTCCAGATCGGAGATGGAAGCGACTTTGCCCATCTGGGCGGTCACGTCCTTCTCGATCCCACAAGCGGCCCCGTCCTCGGCGATGTCCTGCCCCCCTGGATCCATGTTCGGGCCGATCGTCCCGAGGCCGGCAATTTTCGATGGCTGCTAGACCGAATGACCGAGGAACGTGGCGGTCACCTTCCCGGCGGCGATCTCGCTTCCGCTCAACTGGCGCAGTTGCTGTTCATCCAGATCCTGCGGGTCCACCTCGCGCAGACAGGCACCACCCGCGCCGGATGGCTGCGAGCGCTGGCTGATCCGGGCGTTGCTCCGGCCATCAGGCTGATGCACGGCGAGCCGGCGCGTGCTTGGCATCTGGAGGATCTGGCCCAGGCATGCGCCATGTCGCGAACATCCTTTGCGGCAAGATTCCGGGAGGTGGCGGGCGTGGCGCCCCTCACCTATCTCACGAACTGGCGCATGCGCCTGGCAGAGCGCGCCTTGCGTGACGAGCCAAGGCGCCCGGTTGCCTTGATCGCCGGCGCGGTGGGTTACGCATCGGAGAGCAGCTTTAGCAACGCTTTCAAGCGCGTCACCGGCGCCTCGCCGCGATCCTTCAGAAACACTGGGGCCTGA
- a CDS encoding SDR family oxidoreductase, with product MRIPHYKNEDASSYIKARYGDQLWFATLDLTDTHAIRGVVDRAWSALGRIDVLVSNAGYGLMGAAEEVTDDQLRHQIETNLVGSIQVIRAALPHFRAQNGGRILQVSSMGGQVAFPGGSLYHATKWGIEGFVEAVAQEVAVFGIGCTIVEPGGARTDFRHRSAAVGPMNPAYDVSPSRMVNRVLNDESIKSPGDPAKMVDAMIASVAQEPAPLRLALGSDAYALAKKAYAARAEALEAQRKLACSTDVAEEDAGTPWYEQQEA from the coding sequence GTGAGGATACCTCATTATAAAAATGAGGATGCCTCATCCTACATCAAGGCGCGCTACGGCGACCAACTCTGGTTCGCGACGCTCGACCTGACCGATACCCATGCGATACGTGGCGTGGTCGATCGCGCATGGAGCGCTCTGGGGCGCATCGATGTGCTTGTCAGCAATGCCGGCTATGGCCTGATGGGCGCGGCCGAAGAGGTGACCGACGATCAGCTTCGCCATCAGATCGAGACCAATCTGGTCGGCTCGATCCAGGTGATCCGCGCGGCCTTGCCTCATTTCCGCGCGCAAAATGGCGGGCGCATTTTGCAAGTGTCGAGCATGGGCGGCCAGGTCGCCTTCCCCGGCGGCTCGCTCTATCATGCCACCAAATGGGGTATCGAGGGCTTCGTCGAGGCGGTGGCGCAGGAAGTCGCGGTGTTTGGCATCGGCTGCACCATTGTTGAGCCTGGCGGTGCGCGCACCGATTTTCGCCACCGCAGCGCTGCCGTGGGCCCCATGAACCCGGCCTATGATGTTTCGCCCTCGCGGATGGTCAACCGCGTCCTCAATGACGAAAGCATCAAGTCGCCGGGTGATCCGGCCAAGATGGTCGATGCGATGATCGCCAGCGTGGCGCAGGAGCCGGCGCCGCTGCGTCTTGCGTTGGGCAGCGATGCCTATGCGCTTGCGAAGAAGGCCTATGCTGCAAGAGCCGAGGCCTTGGAGGCGCAACGCAAACTTGCCTGTTCGACCGACGTGGCGGAGGAGGATGCAGGCACGCCCTGGTATGAGCAGCAGGAGGCTTGA